One genomic segment of Flavobacteriaceae bacterium includes these proteins:
- the fabG gene encoding 3-oxoacyl-[acyl-carrier-protein] reductase, giving the protein MKLLENKTAIITGATRGIGRGIALEFAKQGANVAFTYNASVSAADILESELNSLGVKARGYQSNAAEFDTAQELVKSVLEEFGTIAILVNNAGITKDNLLMRISEEDFDHVIEVNLKSVFNLTKAVIRPMMKQRGGSIINMSSVIGLKGNAGQSNYAASKAGIIGFSKSIALELGSRNIRSNVIAPGFIETEMTAKLDEAVVQGWRDAIPLKRGGTPEDIAHACVFLASDMSAYVTGQTISVDGGILT; this is encoded by the coding sequence ATGAAATTATTAGAAAATAAAACTGCAATTATTACGGGTGCTACCAGAGGAATAGGTAGAGGAATTGCTCTGGAGTTTGCAAAACAGGGGGCTAATGTAGCTTTTACATATAACGCTTCAGTCAGCGCTGCCGATATATTGGAATCGGAATTAAATTCGCTAGGTGTAAAAGCCAGAGGATATCAATCTAATGCTGCTGAATTTGATACCGCTCAGGAGTTAGTAAAATCAGTTTTAGAAGAATTTGGCACTATTGCTATTTTAGTCAACAATGCAGGAATTACAAAAGATAATTTGTTGATGAGAATTTCCGAAGAAGATTTTGATCATGTCATTGAAGTAAATTTAAAATCGGTTTTTAACCTTACAAAAGCAGTGATCAGGCCTATGATGAAGCAAAGAGGGGGCTCAATAATCAATATGAGTTCCGTTATAGGGCTAAAAGGAAATGCAGGTCAGTCAAATTATGCAGCATCCAAAGCAGGAATTATAGGGTTTTCCAAATCCATAGCTTTAGAATTGGGATCTAGGAATATCAGAAGCAATGTCATTGCTCCGGGTTTTATAGAAACCGAAATGACAGCAAAATTAGATGAAGCGGTAGTGCAGGGGTGGAGAGATGCCATTCCTCTGAAAAGAGGAGGAACTCCGGAAGATATTGCACATGCCTGTGTTTTTTTAGCGTCGGATATGAGTGCCTATGTTACAGGTCAAACAATAAGTGTTGACGGCGGAATACTTACTTAA
- a CDS encoding prohibitin family protein: MARNQVEFKFPKGGVITIIVIILGIIFISKSAVTIGPGEGGVVFERFGDGINTKKTYGEGFNIVAPWNKMIIRKVRQQSISDEMNVLSVNGLEVKVSGTVWYEPEFNNLGSLIKTKGEDYERELLYPAINAAARSVVGRYTPEQLYSSKRDAIQNEILEEVQQVLKDQYLVVKRVLVEDVKLPPTIRTAIETKLKQEQESLEYEFRLAKAKKEAERQKIDAEGKAIANKILSASLTDKILREKGIEATLKLSESPNSKVIVIGSGKDGIPLILGNQ; this comes from the coding sequence ATGGCAAGAAATCAAGTAGAGTTTAAATTCCCAAAAGGAGGGGTAATCACTATCATCGTAATCATTCTGGGAATTATTTTTATTTCCAAATCGGCCGTGACCATAGGTCCGGGAGAAGGAGGAGTAGTCTTTGAACGTTTTGGAGATGGTATCAATACGAAAAAAACGTATGGAGAAGGGTTTAATATTGTAGCCCCCTGGAACAAAATGATCATTCGCAAAGTACGCCAACAATCCATTTCCGATGAAATGAATGTACTTTCGGTAAACGGATTGGAAGTTAAAGTAAGTGGAACCGTCTGGTATGAACCTGAATTTAACAATTTAGGAAGCCTGATTAAAACAAAAGGAGAAGACTACGAAAGAGAATTATTATATCCGGCTATTAATGCGGCGGCTAGGAGCGTGGTAGGAAGATATACGCCGGAGCAACTATACTCAAGTAAAAGAGATGCTATTCAAAATGAAATTCTTGAAGAAGTACAACAGGTTTTAAAAGATCAGTATTTGGTTGTAAAAAGAGTATTGGTAGAAGACGTAAAATTACCTCCGACCATCAGAACAGCTATCGAAACCAAACTCAAACAAGAACAAGAATCTTTGGAATATGAGTTTAGATTGGCTAAAGCCAAGAAGGAAGCGGAGCGTCAAAAAATTGATGCGGAAGGAAAAGCTATAGCCAATAAAATTCTCAGTGCATCTTTAACAGATAAAATTTTACGTGAAAAAGGCATTGAAGCCACTTTAAAGCTATCGGAGTCTCCTAA
- a CDS encoding VWA domain-containing protein — MNPTIKHTEIIDTKPRLAVLADNSESVAYFKEEEQVNTILNDFKNHTQLNNKFTASYFSFGNRFKKLDSITYSETQTNINEAITSVHSIFEDTVGAVVLITDGNQTYGNDYEFSNSPKPIYPIVIGDTTKHTDLKISRLHVNRYSYLNNRFPIESLLYYEGEETVSSVFTISTNGKRVFSKRLTFSDTKRTATIQTSLLSLKKGKNYYTASIQKIKGEKNTANNSKTFAIEVIDEQTKVLIITSVLHPDVGALKKSIETNKQRKADIKVIGKETFNIENYQLVLLYQPNTKFNTVFDAIKKNKAHYFIVTGTKTDWSFLNRQQLGVRKNIISKSENYSAGYNANFLTFSQDDIGFSQFPPLTDAFGENIFSKAYEPLLFQNIKGIAFDTPLLATIEEGEQKSAILFGEGIWKWRAASYLNSTTFEVFDHFISNLIQYVTSTKIRKRLDVTVDDLFPANAPIAVTALYLDKNYRFDSRVSLSMEITNSDQSIQRGLPFSVVGNSYQLQIENLPAGDYLYTVKVKDQEITASGNFKITTFKIEEQFTNANTDKLYKIADKTGGKSYYKTAWRSLIQDLLDDSRFYTTQKAVTKNKHFIDWEWLLVLLVILLSGEWFIRKYYGKI; from the coding sequence ATCAATCCGACAATTAAGCATACGGAAATAATAGATACAAAACCTCGGTTAGCCGTTTTGGCAGATAATTCCGAATCTGTAGCCTATTTCAAAGAAGAAGAACAGGTGAATACCATTCTAAACGATTTTAAGAATCATACGCAGTTAAATAATAAGTTTACTGCTTCTTATTTTTCTTTTGGGAATCGCTTTAAAAAATTAGACAGTATAACCTATTCGGAGACTCAAACTAATATAAATGAAGCTATAACATCCGTTCACTCTATTTTTGAAGATACCGTTGGTGCTGTTGTACTCATTACTGACGGGAATCAAACTTATGGAAACGATTATGAATTTTCAAATTCACCCAAACCCATATACCCAATAGTTATTGGAGATACTACAAAACATACGGATCTAAAAATAAGCCGGTTACATGTAAATAGATATAGCTATCTCAACAATCGGTTTCCCATAGAGAGTTTGTTATATTATGAAGGGGAAGAAACCGTTTCCAGTGTTTTTACGATCAGTACAAACGGAAAAAGAGTTTTTTCAAAAAGACTTACTTTTTCCGATACTAAAAGAACTGCGACAATACAAACATCACTTCTATCATTAAAAAAAGGTAAAAACTACTATACGGCATCTATACAAAAAATCAAAGGAGAGAAAAACACTGCTAATAATAGTAAAACATTTGCCATAGAAGTAATAGACGAACAAACCAAGGTGCTCATCATCACTTCGGTTTTACATCCGGATGTAGGAGCGCTTAAAAAGTCTATAGAAACTAATAAGCAGAGAAAAGCCGATATAAAAGTGATAGGCAAAGAAACTTTTAATATTGAGAACTATCAATTAGTATTATTATATCAGCCCAATACTAAATTTAATACTGTTTTTGATGCCATAAAAAAAAATAAAGCTCATTATTTTATAGTAACAGGTACAAAAACAGATTGGTCGTTTTTAAATAGACAACAACTGGGAGTACGGAAAAATATCATCAGTAAATCAGAAAATTACAGTGCAGGTTATAATGCAAATTTTTTAACTTTTTCTCAAGATGATATTGGTTTTAGTCAATTCCCTCCGTTGACGGATGCCTTTGGAGAAAACATATTTTCAAAAGCATACGAACCCCTGTTGTTCCAGAATATTAAAGGAATTGCATTTGATACCCCTTTATTGGCAACGATTGAAGAAGGCGAGCAAAAATCCGCGATCCTTTTTGGCGAAGGAATATGGAAATGGAGGGCAGCAAGTTATTTGAATTCAACTACTTTCGAAGTTTTTGATCATTTTATCTCTAACTTAATACAATACGTGACTTCAACAAAAATTAGAAAAAGACTGGACGTCACGGTAGATGACCTGTTTCCTGCAAATGCACCCATAGCTGTTACCGCACTTTATTTAGACAAAAATTATAGGTTTGACAGCCGGGTGTCGTTGAGTATGGAAATTACAAATTCGGATCAAAGCATACAAAGAGGGTTACCATTTTCAGTTGTAGGAAATTCATATCAGTTACAAATAGAAAACCTACCTGCAGGCGATTATCTTTATACCGTCAAGGTAAAAGATCAGGAAATAACCGCATCGGGAAATTTTAAAATAACGACTTTTAAAATTGAAGAGCAATTTACGAATGCCAATACGGATAAATTATATAAAATAGCCGACAAAACAGGAGGGAAATCATACTATAAAACAGCCTGGCGTTCGCTGATTCAAGATTTGTTAGATGATTCAAGATTTTATACTACTCAGAAAGCAGTAACAAAAAATAAACATTTTATTGATTGGGAATGGTTGTTAGTACTTCTGGTGATATTATTATCAGGCGAGTGGTTTATTAGAAAATATTACGGAAAAATATAA